The following coding sequences are from one Pseudonocardia sp. EC080619-01 window:
- a CDS encoding PAS and helix-turn-helix domain-containing protein: MVSLDRGLRVVAANQEMFRRMCDIGSGDVCGSAFCDLLDASIRTRVRHQMERLLDGQQPRFQERSVALAGPDSSLQGDLMATAIARNAGRVEGVVAVLRTGDAEPSSARSGPRRLLSDMDAKILEGVASGASTVQLASTLFLSRGGVEYHVTALLRKMKVKNRPALISKAYSMGFFELGSWPPQVVPDHVK, encoded by the coding sequence ATGGTATCGCTCGACCGGGGTCTGCGCGTGGTCGCGGCGAATCAGGAGATGTTCCGCCGGATGTGCGACATCGGCTCCGGTGACGTGTGCGGGTCGGCGTTCTGCGACCTGCTGGACGCGAGCATCCGTACCCGCGTCCGCCACCAGATGGAGCGGCTGCTGGACGGTCAGCAGCCCCGGTTCCAGGAGCGGTCGGTCGCCCTCGCGGGGCCCGACTCGTCGCTCCAGGGCGACCTGATGGCGACCGCGATCGCGCGGAACGCCGGCCGGGTCGAGGGTGTCGTCGCCGTGCTCCGCACCGGTGACGCCGAGCCGTCGTCGGCCAGGAGCGGGCCGCGCCGGCTGCTCTCGGACATGGACGCCAAGATCCTCGAGGGCGTCGCCTCCGGAGCCTCCACCGTGCAGCTGGCCTCCACCCTGTTCCTCAGCCGCGGCGGCGTGGAGTACCACGTGACCGCGCTGCTCCGGAAGATGAAGGTCAAGAACCGGCCGGCACTGATCTCCAAGGCCTACTCGATGGGTTTCTTCGAGCTGGGGTCCTGGCCGCCCCAGGTCGTTCCCGACCACGTGAAGTGA
- a CDS encoding LuxR C-terminal-related transcriptional regulator — MPRPVLVDRDDDLGAVDAAVDRAVGGSGSLLVFTGPLGIGRTALLDECARRGTARGVRVLRARGTDDERGVPLSTARRLLAVAPTDLPGRAAHGDFEALHAELAAHAADGPVLLLVDDASRCDADSLRWFAFLGHRLAGLRVTIVLTALDGDGGHDGGAGPVPADLVGQAGAVRPLRPLSDGAVAVAARAGLGRDATPVVVAALAEATGGNPLFLAAVVEEVAAGPHGCQETLAHRVRECAPARLRDRLARAVRRMPEPERRYLTAVAAAGDVTDDTMLGRLAGLDATDTAAAGSVARRMGLTGPAEHRLRHRVVGHALDVVQSSGQRRDTHLRAAELLRDFGGSSDRVALHLLAVGGPAPGWAIDALREAAGPAAGRGEPWTAIRYLRHALLAEPGEAERARVLVDLAGLERCLDAGLALRRVVQAVPLLGPVRDRAEALCRVTPLALEGAAPPVIAMLRGVAGELGRAVAGDTGDAAGRELALRLEARLHYVDKHTRAGLSAAAARLDELERRPGGLPLDTPGERELACVLVHSAAVGGHRPAARVAAVCRAVLAREPASSEHVHSTVGMLVTCLCMADAVEDLPAWLSVAAGHARTERAGVAEAVIRAELAAVLLCSGRPAEAEEEVRRSVDLVDDLADDSLLPGMVLAPVLTAVHHPSGAERVLARYGAAPSVPPGFGACLQMLRARAAVEAGDADTALEYCLDAGRRFERAGWTATPVPWRPWAVEILGGRGRWPEARALAEQEVARARRWGAPTQLGRALRMLGELSAPARAGELLTEAVTVLDTAGDRTESDRAVRAVAAHRDRAADPGTGPLPRTPRAPAEPPRGDAPAGAPAPAGRPGGDAPPAPALTRSERRVATRAAQGRTNQEIAGDLAVSVRAVEKHLTGVYRKLGVSGRAALRRVWEGGSDRIA; from the coding sequence ATGCCCCGGCCGGTGCTGGTCGACCGCGACGACGACCTCGGTGCCGTCGACGCGGCGGTCGACCGCGCCGTCGGCGGGTCGGGGAGCCTGCTCGTGTTCACCGGCCCGCTCGGCATCGGGCGCACCGCCCTGCTCGACGAGTGCGCGCGCCGCGGCACCGCCCGCGGGGTGCGGGTGCTGCGTGCCCGCGGCACCGACGACGAGCGCGGCGTCCCCCTGAGCACCGCCCGGCGCCTGCTCGCGGTCGCCCCCACCGACCTGCCCGGACGCGCCGCCCACGGGGACTTCGAGGCCCTGCACGCCGAGCTGGCCGCGCACGCGGCCGACGGGCCGGTGCTGCTGCTCGTCGACGACGCGTCCCGCTGCGACGCGGACTCGCTGCGCTGGTTCGCCTTCCTCGGCCACCGCCTGGCCGGGCTGCGGGTGACGATCGTGCTCACGGCGCTGGACGGCGACGGCGGCCACGACGGCGGCGCCGGACCGGTCCCGGCGGACCTGGTGGGGCAGGCCGGCGCCGTGCGTCCACTGCGCCCGCTCTCGGACGGCGCGGTCGCCGTCGCCGCCCGGGCCGGGCTCGGCCGCGACGCGACGCCGGTCGTCGTCGCCGCGCTGGCCGAGGCGACGGGCGGGAACCCGCTGTTCCTCGCCGCCGTGGTCGAGGAGGTCGCGGCCGGCCCGCACGGCTGCCAGGAGACGCTGGCGCACCGGGTGCGCGAGTGCGCCCCGGCGCGGTTGCGGGACCGGCTCGCCCGCGCCGTGCGGCGGATGCCCGAACCGGAGCGCCGGTACCTGACCGCGGTCGCCGCGGCGGGTGACGTCACCGACGACACGATGCTCGGCCGGCTCGCCGGGCTGGACGCCACCGACACCGCCGCCGCCGGGTCCGTCGCCCGGCGGATGGGGCTCACCGGGCCCGCGGAGCACCGGCTGCGGCACCGCGTCGTCGGCCACGCCCTGGACGTCGTCCAGTCCTCGGGCCAGCGCCGCGACACCCACCTCCGGGCGGCGGAGCTGCTGCGTGACTTCGGCGGGTCCTCCGACCGGGTCGCCCTGCACCTGCTCGCGGTCGGCGGACCGGCGCCGGGCTGGGCGATCGACGCGCTGCGCGAGGCCGCGGGGCCCGCCGCCGGCCGCGGCGAGCCGTGGACCGCGATCCGCTACCTGCGGCACGCGCTGCTCGCCGAGCCGGGCGAGGCCGAGCGGGCCCGCGTGCTCGTCGACCTGGCCGGTCTGGAGCGGTGTCTGGACGCCGGGCTCGCCCTGCGCCGGGTCGTCCAGGCGGTGCCGTTGCTCGGGCCGGTACGTGACCGGGCCGAGGCGCTGTGCCGGGTCACGCCGCTCGCGCTGGAGGGCGCGGCGCCCCCGGTGATCGCGATGCTCCGGGGGGTGGCCGGGGAGCTGGGACGCGCCGTCGCCGGGGACACCGGGGACGCCGCAGGCCGCGAGCTCGCGCTGCGGCTGGAGGCCCGGCTGCACTACGTCGACAAGCACACCCGCGCCGGGCTGTCCGCCGCGGCCGCCCGCCTCGACGAGCTCGAACGGCGTCCCGGTGGGCTACCCCTGGACACCCCGGGCGAGCGTGAGCTCGCCTGCGTCCTGGTCCACTCCGCCGCCGTCGGCGGTCACCGCCCGGCGGCCCGGGTGGCGGCGGTGTGCCGGGCCGTCCTGGCCCGCGAGCCGGCGTCGTCGGAGCACGTGCACAGCACCGTCGGGATGCTGGTGACCTGCCTGTGCATGGCGGACGCGGTCGAGGACCTCCCGGCCTGGCTGTCGGTCGCGGCCGGGCACGCGCGGACCGAGCGGGCCGGCGTCGCCGAGGCCGTGATCCGCGCCGAGCTCGCCGCGGTGCTCCTGTGCTCCGGGCGCCCCGCGGAGGCCGAGGAGGAGGTGCGGCGCTCGGTCGACCTCGTCGACGACCTGGCCGACGACTCCCTGCTGCCCGGCATGGTGCTCGCGCCGGTCCTGACCGCGGTGCACCACCCCTCCGGCGCCGAGCGGGTCCTGGCCCGGTACGGCGCCGCCCCGTCGGTCCCGCCGGGCTTCGGCGCCTGCCTGCAGATGCTGCGGGCCCGCGCCGCGGTCGAGGCCGGCGACGCGGACACCGCTCTGGAGTACTGCCTCGACGCCGGACGCCGGTTCGAGCGGGCCGGCTGGACCGCGACGCCGGTGCCGTGGCGCCCGTGGGCGGTGGAGATCCTCGGCGGGCGTGGCCGGTGGCCGGAGGCCAGGGCGCTCGCCGAGCAGGAGGTGGCCCGCGCCCGGCGCTGGGGGGCACCGACGCAGCTGGGCCGGGCCCTGCGGATGCTCGGGGAGCTGTCCGCTCCCGCCCGTGCCGGCGAGCTCCTCACCGAGGCGGTCACGGTCCTGGACACCGCCGGTGACCGCACCGAGTCCGACCGGGCGGTCCGGGCGGTGGCCGCGCACCGGGACCGGGCCGCCGATCCCGGCACCGGGCCGCTCCCGCGGACGCCCCGCGCCCCGGCGGAACCGCCGCGCGGCGACGCCCCGGCCGGAGCACCGGCGCCGGCGGGCCGCCCCGGCGGCGATGCCCCGCCCGCTCCCGCCCTGACCCGGTCCGAACGGCGGGTCGCGACCCGCGCCGCGCAGGGCCGCACCAACCAGGAGATCGCCGGCGACCTCGCGGTCAGCGTCCGCGCCGTCGAGAAGCACCTGACCGGCGTCTACCGCAAGCTGGGGGTGTCCGGCCGGGCCGCGCTCCGCCGGGTCTGGGAGGGCGGGTCCGATCGCATCGCCTGA
- a CDS encoding LacI family DNA-binding transcriptional regulator yields the protein MGGAAGGRRPTLDDVAAVAGVSRAMVSIVLRGAAGSRPATREKVLAAAERVGYRPDARARLLASGSARQIGVVLGLSGRFHAELLDGLYRAAGAVGHELILSAMTPERDERAAVETLLDFRCEAAILLGHDLDRVPVVAGRMPVTVVGCRVPDPSVDVVRTADPVGMRLLADHLAGAGHTRIAHVDGGSGPIASSRRSAYRTALRERGLRAGGVVVPGGDSLDAGVRAARALLRLPELPTAVIGFNDDVAAGLVEGLLARGVRVPDDVSVTGWDDSALARLPEAGLTTVRQDPDELARLAVGRSVARLRGERPEPREIVLTPELVVRGSTAHPPPGT from the coding sequence ATGGGTGGTGCGGCCGGGGGACGGCGCCCCACGCTCGACGACGTCGCCGCCGTCGCCGGGGTGTCGCGCGCGATGGTGTCGATCGTGCTGCGTGGTGCGGCGGGCTCGCGCCCGGCGACCCGGGAGAAGGTGCTCGCGGCGGCCGAGCGCGTCGGGTATCGGCCGGACGCGCGGGCCCGGCTGCTCGCCAGCGGGAGCGCACGGCAGATCGGTGTCGTCCTCGGCCTCTCCGGGCGCTTCCACGCCGAGCTGCTCGACGGCCTCTACCGCGCCGCCGGCGCCGTCGGTCACGAGCTGATCCTGTCCGCGATGACCCCGGAGCGCGACGAGCGAGCCGCGGTCGAGACGCTGCTGGACTTCCGCTGCGAGGCCGCGATCCTCCTCGGTCACGACCTGGACCGGGTGCCGGTGGTGGCCGGCCGGATGCCCGTCACCGTCGTCGGCTGCCGGGTGCCCGACCCGTCGGTGGACGTCGTGCGGACCGCGGACCCGGTGGGCATGCGGCTGCTCGCCGACCACCTCGCCGGGGCCGGGCACACCCGGATCGCGCACGTCGACGGCGGGAGCGGCCCGATCGCGTCGTCGCGCCGGTCGGCCTACCGCACGGCGCTGCGGGAGCGGGGACTGCGCGCCGGGGGCGTCGTCGTGCCCGGCGGCGACAGTCTCGACGCGGGGGTCCGCGCCGCCCGCGCCCTGCTCCGCCTGCCGGAGCTGCCCACCGCCGTGATCGGCTTCAACGACGACGTCGCCGCCGGCCTGGTCGAGGGGCTGCTGGCGCGCGGCGTCCGGGTCCCCGACGACGTGTCCGTCACCGGCTGGGACGACAGCGCGCTCGCCCGGCTGCCCGAGGCCGGCCTCACGACGGTCCGCCAGGACCCGGACGAGCTGGCCCGCCTCGCGGTCGGGCGCAGCGTCGCACGGCTGCGGGGAGAGCGGCCGGAGCCCCGCGAGATCGTCCTGACCCCGGAGCTGGTGGTCCGCGGCTCGACCGCGCACCCGCCGCCGGGTACCTGA
- the pabB gene encoding aminodeoxychorismate synthase component I has product MSTARDTSSPGAGIRTLLVDNHDSFTYNLFHQLSRVNGCEPEVVRNDDPAWRPALLDGFDQVVLSPGPGTPHRPADVGICAGLTAQDRVPVLGVCLGHQTIALTHGARVGRAPEPRHGRSSPVHHDGTGLFAGLPSPIEVVRYHSLAVTDLPAGLAATACTPDGVLMALRHRTLPLWGVQFHPESIGTLDGTALLRNFRDLTLRWADRADRPRRTPAPDRAATGRTGSAAGSHGPGGAGGPGPGAAPAGPGSPGHRRPDRGDRGGPDPSRRLRVLVERVPSGIDGEVAFDRLFRTGHHPFWLDSSRSGGPLGRLSAMGDASGPLGRTAEADVHAGTVTVTTRSGREVVPSPFLDWLERDLAGIRAEVPELPFDFAPGWVGYLGYELKAECGGEAVHRSPDPDASMVFCDRALVLDHEDGSGYLLALAECGDDTAARQWLGAAAATLAGAAGREPDPVPDVVADPAPVRLRHDRGTYLDLVRACQDEILDGETYEICLTNMVEAGVRLDPWSAYRRLRRANRAPFASFLHFGRTAVLSSSPERFLRIGRDGVVESKPIKGTRPRGASPAQDARLRAELATSEKDRAENLMIVDLVRHDLGRCAEVGSVVAGPVFDVESYPTVHQLVSTVRARLRPGTSPVAAVRAAFPGGSMTGAPKVRTMRILDRLEAGPRGVYSGAVGYLSVTGTVDLSIVIRTAVLSGDRLRYGVGGAVIALSDPAAEFEETAVKATPVLALLGAEFPGRAPGAGPPDAPDRQETPSAGDDGSSARPPMPSFR; this is encoded by the coding sequence GTGAGCACCGCGCGGGACACGTCGTCGCCCGGGGCGGGGATCCGCACGCTCCTGGTCGACAACCACGACTCGTTCACCTACAACCTGTTCCACCAGCTGAGCCGGGTGAACGGGTGCGAGCCCGAGGTGGTCCGCAACGACGACCCGGCGTGGCGGCCCGCACTGCTCGACGGGTTCGACCAGGTCGTCCTCTCCCCCGGACCGGGCACCCCGCACCGGCCGGCGGACGTCGGGATCTGCGCCGGGCTCACCGCCCAGGACCGGGTCCCGGTGCTCGGGGTCTGCCTGGGGCACCAGACGATCGCGCTCACCCACGGGGCGCGGGTCGGGCGGGCGCCGGAGCCCCGGCACGGCCGCAGCTCCCCCGTCCACCACGACGGGACCGGGCTGTTCGCCGGCCTGCCGTCGCCGATCGAGGTGGTCCGCTACCACTCGCTGGCGGTCACGGATCTGCCCGCCGGGCTCGCGGCGACGGCGTGCACGCCGGACGGGGTGCTGATGGCGCTGCGGCACCGCACGCTGCCGCTGTGGGGGGTGCAGTTCCACCCGGAGTCGATCGGCACCCTCGACGGGACGGCGCTGCTGCGGAACTTCCGTGACCTGACCCTGCGGTGGGCGGACCGCGCGGACCGGCCACGGCGCACACCGGCGCCGGATCGTGCGGCCACGGGCCGGACGGGGTCCGCGGCCGGGTCCCACGGTCCGGGCGGAGCGGGCGGCCCCGGACCGGGCGCGGCCCCCGCCGGGCCGGGTTCCCCGGGGCACCGTCGGCCCGATCGCGGCGACCGGGGCGGCCCGGACCCGTCGCGCCGCCTCCGCGTCCTCGTGGAGCGGGTGCCGTCCGGGATCGACGGCGAGGTCGCGTTCGACCGGCTGTTCCGCACCGGGCACCACCCGTTCTGGCTGGACAGCAGCAGATCCGGCGGACCGCTCGGCCGGCTGTCCGCGATGGGTGACGCGTCGGGCCCGCTGGGCCGCACCGCCGAGGCCGACGTGCACGCGGGGACGGTCACGGTGACCACACGCAGCGGCCGCGAGGTCGTCCCGTCGCCGTTCCTGGACTGGCTGGAGCGCGACCTCGCCGGGATCCGGGCGGAGGTCCCCGAGCTGCCGTTCGACTTCGCCCCCGGCTGGGTCGGCTACCTCGGCTACGAGCTGAAGGCCGAGTGCGGCGGCGAGGCCGTGCACCGCTCGCCCGACCCGGACGCGTCGATGGTGTTCTGCGACCGCGCCCTCGTCCTCGACCACGAGGACGGCTCCGGGTACCTGCTGGCGCTGGCCGAGTGCGGCGACGACACCGCCGCCCGGCAATGGCTCGGCGCCGCCGCGGCGACCCTCGCGGGCGCGGCCGGACGCGAGCCGGATCCCGTCCCGGACGTCGTGGCGGACCCCGCCCCCGTCCGGCTGCGGCACGACCGCGGGACCTACCTCGACCTGGTCCGCGCCTGCCAGGACGAGATCCTCGACGGGGAGACCTACGAGATCTGCCTGACCAACATGGTCGAGGCCGGGGTGCGGCTGGACCCCTGGTCCGCGTACCGGCGGCTGCGCCGGGCGAACCGGGCACCGTTCGCGTCGTTCCTGCACTTCGGGCGCACCGCCGTGCTGAGCAGCTCCCCGGAGCGGTTCCTGCGGATCGGCCGGGACGGCGTCGTGGAGTCGAAGCCGATCAAGGGGACCCGGCCGCGTGGCGCATCACCCGCGCAGGACGCGCGGCTGCGCGCCGAGCTCGCGACGTCGGAGAAGGACCGGGCCGAGAACCTGATGATCGTCGACCTGGTGCGGCACGACCTGGGCCGCTGCGCGGAGGTCGGCTCGGTCGTCGCCGGCCCGGTGTTCGACGTCGAGTCCTACCCGACCGTCCACCAGCTGGTGAGCACGGTGCGGGCCCGGCTGCGGCCCGGGACGAGCCCGGTCGCCGCGGTGCGCGCCGCGTTCCCCGGCGGGTCCATGACGGGTGCCCCGAAGGTCCGCACGATGCGGATCCTCGACCGGCTGGAGGCCGGCCCGCGCGGGGTCTACTCGGGTGCCGTCGGCTACCTGTCGGTGACGGGCACGGTGGACCTGAGCATCGTGATCCGGACGGCCGTCCTGAGCGGGGACCGGCTCCGCTACGGCGTCGGCGGCGCGGTGATCGCGCTGTCCGACCCGGCGGCGGAGTTCGAGGAGACCGCGGTCAAGGCGACCCCCGTACTGGCGCTGCTCGGGGCGGAGTTCCCCGGCCGCGCCCCCGGGGCCGGCCCGCCGGACGCGCCGGACCGTCAGGAGACCCCGTCGGCCGGCGACGACGGCAGCTCCGCCCGGCCACCGATGCCCAGCTTCCGGTAG
- a CDS encoding aminotransferase class IV, protein MAAPSAGHTPGTDDDRVLRALATTGYGHFTTMLVTDGRVRGLDLHLDRLARDSRALFGTVPDRDAVCGRIRAVAPGDGAVVVRVSVADPALGLATIGAPADPRIAVTARPAPQAAPPPLRVRTVGHQRYLPEVKSVGLFPTMHLRRLASRDGFDDVLLTDGRGTVLEGSTWNVGFVAGNRVVWAAGPVLAGVTRTLLRDALREPPAELPGVDDREETVRTADLPRFEAAFATNATGIRPIAAIDDTPFPGTHPVLTALTHLYTALPTTPIPA, encoded by the coding sequence ATGGCCGCACCCTCCGCGGGACACACCCCCGGCACCGACGACGACCGGGTGCTCCGCGCACTGGCGACCACCGGCTACGGGCACTTCACGACGATGCTCGTCACCGACGGCCGGGTCCGCGGCCTCGACCTGCACCTCGACCGGCTGGCCCGGGACTCCCGCGCGTTGTTCGGGACCGTCCCGGACCGCGACGCCGTGTGCGGGCGGATCCGGGCGGTGGCGCCGGGCGACGGCGCCGTCGTCGTCCGGGTGTCGGTCGCCGATCCCGCGCTCGGGCTCGCCACGATCGGTGCGCCTGCCGACCCGCGGATCGCCGTGACCGCCCGGCCCGCACCGCAGGCTGCGCCGCCCCCGCTGCGCGTGCGGACGGTCGGGCACCAGCGGTACCTGCCCGAGGTCAAGAGCGTCGGCCTGTTCCCCACGATGCACCTGCGCCGTCTCGCGAGCCGCGACGGGTTCGACGACGTCCTGCTCACCGACGGGCGCGGCACGGTGCTGGAGGGCAGCACCTGGAACGTCGGGTTCGTGGCGGGGAACCGGGTGGTCTGGGCCGCTGGCCCGGTGCTCGCCGGTGTCACCCGCACCCTGCTGCGGGACGCGCTGCGGGAACCCCCGGCGGAGCTCCCCGGCGTCGACGACCGGGAGGAGACCGTCCGCACGGCGGACCTGCCCCGGTTCGAGGCCGCCTTCGCCACGAACGCGACCGGGATCCGCCCGATCGCCGCGATCGACGACACCCCCTTCCCCGGGACCCACCCCGTCCTGACCGCCCTGACCCACCTGTACACCGCCCTCCCCACCACCCCGATCCCCGCCTGA
- a CDS encoding LuxR family transcriptional regulator, with amino-acid sequence MVALARAAAVLGPDTTAPTRARVAGLDDAESSRAAERLAELGVLDGTRFRHERVRDAVLADAGDDRLRQVHARAARVLDSEGAPLERVAEHHLAAGPPQDGGVVELLHVAASRAEQRGDRAHATALLEHALTGPVTGRRRAALLVDLGVSRRVVAPATAHGHLVDALALLPSARERAEVLAHTVPLLSGTDAAGLLRTLDDGLRDLAAGTVGAGTPEDRELRRRLEALRLYAASEDTAHVGRVWDWVARTDPGALGAGTGADALRGAHLFFSALGLHDDAATVAARTVEVLRGDLDDSAYFQPIRMGALGLLSWTEADADLDAVHRRALDAAHRRNRPDVEAFLRGVRSLLRLRCGRVPEALADARASLDVLTGEVSGEARLMVLYSAALALVELGEPEEAGRLLSSGVPDGTSDRTWRWSCLLDARAAVLAATGRTREALALSLESGRRLTAVGIVNPAALDWRRRAAELHHDLGEHEAALAVAGEHLALCRRWGTSGHVGGALRVLGVVQGGERGLATLRVARAELAASPRVLDRARCTVDLGALVREHGGVGEARALLRHGLDLADECGAPVLAGRACAELAAAGGRMRRSGPSPLTPAEVDVARLAAGGATNRDIAGTLGVTQRAVEGHLTRCYRKLGIGGRAELPSSPADGVS; translated from the coding sequence GTGGTCGCCCTGGCCCGGGCCGCCGCGGTACTCGGCCCGGACACGACCGCCCCCACCCGCGCCCGGGTGGCCGGGCTCGACGACGCCGAGTCCAGCCGCGCCGCCGAACGGCTCGCGGAGCTGGGCGTGCTCGACGGGACCCGGTTCCGGCACGAGCGGGTGCGCGACGCGGTCCTCGCGGACGCCGGCGACGACCGGCTCCGGCAGGTGCACGCCCGCGCCGCCCGGGTGCTCGACTCCGAGGGCGCCCCGCTGGAGCGGGTGGCGGAGCACCACCTCGCGGCCGGTCCGCCGCAGGACGGCGGTGTGGTCGAGCTGCTGCACGTCGCCGCGTCGCGGGCCGAGCAGCGCGGCGACCGCGCACACGCGACCGCCCTGCTGGAGCACGCCCTCACCGGCCCGGTGACCGGACGCCGGCGTGCCGCCCTGCTGGTGGACCTGGGCGTCAGCCGGCGGGTCGTCGCGCCGGCGACGGCGCACGGCCACCTCGTCGACGCACTGGCCCTGCTGCCCTCCGCGCGGGAACGGGCCGAGGTGCTCGCGCACACCGTGCCCCTGCTGTCCGGGACCGATGCCGCGGGCCTGCTCCGGACGCTCGACGACGGCCTGCGGGACCTCGCCGCAGGGACCGTCGGCGCCGGGACGCCGGAGGACCGCGAGCTGCGGCGGCGCCTGGAGGCGCTGCGGCTCTACGCGGCCTCCGAGGACACCGCGCACGTCGGCCGGGTCTGGGACTGGGTGGCGCGGACCGATCCCGGCGCGCTGGGCGCCGGGACCGGCGCCGACGCGCTGCGCGGCGCGCACCTGTTCTTCTCCGCGCTGGGCCTGCACGACGACGCCGCGACGGTCGCCGCCCGGACCGTGGAGGTGCTGCGCGGCGACCTCGACGACAGCGCGTACTTCCAGCCGATCCGGATGGGGGCGCTCGGCCTGCTGTCCTGGACCGAGGCCGACGCCGACCTCGACGCCGTCCACCGTCGTGCCCTCGACGCGGCGCACCGCCGGAACCGCCCCGACGTCGAGGCGTTCCTGCGCGGGGTCCGCTCGCTGCTGCGCCTGCGGTGCGGCCGGGTCCCCGAGGCGCTCGCCGACGCCCGCGCCTCGCTCGACGTCCTCACCGGGGAGGTCAGTGGTGAGGCGCGGTTGATGGTCCTCTACTCGGCGGCGCTCGCGCTGGTCGAGCTCGGCGAACCGGAGGAGGCCGGGCGGCTGCTCAGCTCGGGCGTCCCCGACGGCACGTCCGACCGGACCTGGCGGTGGAGCTGCCTGCTCGACGCCCGTGCCGCCGTCCTGGCGGCGACCGGGCGGACCCGGGAGGCGCTCGCGCTGTCGCTGGAGTCCGGGCGCCGCCTGACGGCCGTCGGGATCGTCAACCCGGCCGCGCTCGACTGGCGGCGGCGGGCCGCCGAGCTGCACCACGACCTCGGTGAGCACGAGGCGGCGCTGGCCGTGGCCGGGGAGCACCTCGCGCTCTGCCGGCGCTGGGGCACCAGCGGGCACGTCGGCGGGGCGCTGCGGGTGCTCGGGGTCGTGCAGGGCGGGGAGCGCGGGCTCGCGACGCTGCGCGTGGCCCGCGCCGAGCTGGCCGCGTCGCCGCGGGTGCTCGACCGGGCGCGGTGCACCGTCGACCTGGGCGCTCTGGTGCGGGAGCACGGCGGCGTGGGGGAGGCGCGGGCCCTGCTGCGGCACGGGCTGGACCTGGCCGACGAGTGCGGGGCGCCGGTGCTCGCCGGCCGTGCCTGCGCGGAGCTGGCCGCCGCCGGTGGCCGGATGCGCCGTTCCGGGCCGTCCCCGCTGACACCGGCCGAGGTCGACGTCGCCCGGCTCGCCGCCGGGGGAGCGACCAACCGGGACATCGCCGGGACGCTCGGCGTCACGCAGCGCGCGGTCGAGGGTCACCTCACCCGGTGCTACCGGAAGCTGGGCATCGGTGGCCGGGCGGAGCTGCCGTCGTCGCCGGCCGACGGGGTCTCCTGA